A window of Meleagris gallopavo isolate NT-WF06-2002-E0010 breed Aviagen turkey brand Nicholas breeding stock chromosome 11, Turkey_5.1, whole genome shotgun sequence genomic DNA:
ATTCTTGTTTCCAGAGAACGTGCTAAGGAGCTCTTATTAATAAAACCAAAATTGCCAAGTGTTCTCTACTTAATTGAGTGGCTGATGGGTCACGAACCTATTGCACTTGAACATTTTGCAAACGGAAGCTAGGTTTCTTCAAGGTTTGCGTTCGGAATCACTGAATGGTCTTGAGGTTGCATGCTTGAGCTCTGACCTATTTGCTTCTGCCATCTAGTCAAGGTTAATAAATCAGCTTTTCCTAAAACTTCTCTTGTTGTAACGGCAGCCACAAAATAAGCTTTTGCATCCTCTACAATTACTGGGTTCGATGCCTTTCTGCCCAAGAGCTGAATTTGGCCACCtataatttttctcattttgagcAGTTTAATTTTTCTGGTTTACAGAAATGCAAGCAACTGCTCTGATGTAAGATGAAATTCATGTTGTAGTGCAAAATCTCTTCTAGTGTTCATCTTGGAAGTCTAAATTTGGACGAACAGACCAATTTAGTGAGCTCCAATAGATATTTAGTagacattttcttcctgctgtatATTTGGGCCTTATGTTGAGGAGtttgatttattattaaattatttgtgTATGCAGACTTTAATCTGTACGTATTTTACTTTAATGTATTAGGATTTGTAAATAAACTGATTTTTGAATATTATTTATACACATACTTAAAGGACTGGTCTACCCAGACAAGCAATTGCTGAGTAATAAATGTTACTTTTTAGAATTAAATCGCAAGATCATTAAATTGTATATCCCTCAGggttatttttaaaggttttttttcttccctttggaTTTAATTAGCAGTAACTAGTTTCACATAATATAGAGCTAAATCTActgtagaaagaaaatgctGCGATCAACGTTTGAGTAGAAGCAGCTCAAACTCCTACAGAACTGACTCTCCACATTCATTGTAACTTTAAATTGGGAACTTTTACTGTTGCACTTTTAAGAAGTTGTTgaatttttaattctatttattttttttcctttgtgaaggTTGTGCTGAGCAGACATCCCAAATTGGGTAAATACTCCTGTACTGCGTATGTGTATACAGCATCATACTAAGCAGATGTGGAGTCCTTTTTTTATGCTGCAAATGTTTACTGCTTATGTTGGTCATCATTGCAAGAGCTGAAGTTCTGTAGGATTTCTCCCATGAAATTCTGAATTGTAAAACTTAGGTTTTTGTATGTCTAAGGGAAAGCTGTGGGGTTTTGACAGTTTTTAAGTCTTGAATATGTTGATTTTATACAGTAAAGCTTCAGGTTTTTAGATCTATTTTCAACAAACTGCATCTTCTTTGATAATTATGTGAGCTGGAAATTACTCAATTCATCATGAATTCCTCAATCCTAATACAGATTAAAAGAATCATCATGACAGCACTCTCTAGAAGCTCagcctcctttttatttttaaacctgaaATGATTCTGcatctttgtatttaaaatatgtattgcTGCTCTAGAATGGTACCCTGTCAAGAGGCATACATAAATAATTGTATAATAGAATTGTAAATAGTCTTGTAAATCATTTTTGTGACTGAAactctttgaaaataaaattaaaacaaacagatatttttaactcttttcaTTAGTTTCATGAAATTCTTTTTAATCACTCATTATACAATTAGATCTAATGCAGGGGGTGGCGAAGAATGTAGGCTTAACTCCTACTGACGTCAGGAATTATCCTGTTCAGATCCTTCATGTTCTTGAAGCTGGGAGCAGTGCAGTGAGCGTGCCACGTGCTGGCGCTGCGTGTGACAGTGCTGCTATCTGTGTTAGGGTAACGGTGATCTCAGTTTCACCTGGCGGCGTATAAAAGCCATTTAAAAGCCAGACCTAGAGGTGAGAGATTCATTCCCACTCTCTCTATCCAAATGGTCTTCCTGACCTTTGCAGTGTGAGACGCATTATCTTAAAGAGATTCTTGCATGAATGCTCCTAGCTCTGAGCTGTTGCCGTTGTCACAGTCATCTTCAGAGAAACCATGCTGAAGTGAAGGTATCTTTTCCATCCGGCAGCTCATGCTCTGTTTAAACATTTATTGACAGTGCATGTTATTTCCAGGTTGAAAACAAGGTGTTTCAAATGCCTGGTTAACAAAGGACTTAATTACAAAAAATTTCAAACGAAGATTTTGGTAACTAAcaccttttttctcttcagaatctTTCAGGCTTTAGGTTTTGTTGGTCTATGACTGTAGAAGACCTGAAGGAAGAACGGAAGCCAAGTGGATCAGCTCTGATCTGCTTAGCCAAAGCATTCCTCTCATTGCTTTGACTCCAATCCTGTGTGAAGGTAAAAGAGCAGCCTTGTGAAGGTACTTATCAATTGCACTCGATTGTTTGAAATGGCTGCATTTATTCCTACAGAATCTAATGGATCTGTTTAGTAGACTGCTGTGAAGTGTCTAACAAGtttgaaatttctttccaaTCATAATTCATGttgaaattcagatttctgACTAACCAAAtttgttttgtgcttgtttGGGTACACATTCTGCTGTCAAAGGTATCTTGTGTTGTTGGATTTGTTGAGACTTCAaattttctcctgtttcctgAATGACCTCAGCTTCTTTAGGAGTTTCATACAACCTGTGGAAACGAGTTGCTTCCACAGCTTGGTGTAGGCAAAAAAAAGGCTCTGAAGCTTGAAATGTTCATTTGCTGTTCACAGCAGTTAGCAGATGTGAGTGAAGTACTGTTATCTAGAGGatgcattttgctgttttacttTCCATTTCAAGAGCAGAGTCATGGTGAAGCCTGATTGCCTGCTGTGCTTCTAAGAAGTTTCTCtaaaaagcagagaagtttCTAAGGCACTGTTCAAAACTGCGTTCTTGCAAGTTTCCAAATTAATTTGAGGATGAACAAAAAGTTAGCAACCATGATAAACAGTTACGAATGATGGCAGTTACCAGGTGAGATAAGATTCCCAGATTGTATGGAAGCTTCTTGTTTGACAAAAAGAACTTTGGAAGTTTGGTAtcttgaggctttttttttcctgccttacTGTGTCATTCCAAGAGGTCTGCAAAGCCCAGTGGGAGCGAGCTTTGCAGCACACGTTGCCGGTTGATAACACCACGTgccatttgctttccttctctagGAAGAGATGCTAATTTTACCAGTCTTCAGTTCCCCAAACTAAaccaagaattttttttttttaattgtcccTGTTAATTTTACTTTGATGCAGCAGCTGGTTTTGATCGATAGTTTTATGCTCTTGTCATCAGTTCAGGCACAAGAGAAGCACATGAGAATTTGAGACCGCTATCCTCTTTCAGCCCTACTTACTCCCTTTTAAGTGATCAGGTTTGTACCCACATCTGTTTGTCAGGCTGGTTTGGGTGAGCTTCATCCATatcccttaaaaacaaaaataagatgtGGGTATGCTGGGATGGTGTTCTCCCATCTCAGTGCTCCTGGTGCTGAAGACTGACACAGTTACAGCAATTCCAGTCATGTCTGTGGCAatctcagctgctgcttctcctgtgCTTCAGCCAGTTCCTTGATGTTCAGGTTTCTGATGTACTTGGACTTGTTGATTTTGCtaaggaaataaatgtaaacTGTGAAGGGTTTCTGTTTGACTTGGTCTTTCAAATATTATCATTACAGCTACAATGGTTTAATGATTGCTTTCCTGTTTGGGAATTGATGCAACTTGCAGTTTTGAGTATGTTTCATGCAGATCTACCTTTATTCGTCCAGCTTTCTAGCTGAGGTCACAACACTTCATTCCTtccctttcattatttttaatacttcagtAATGTGGAGTAGTGTTAAGTTGTTGAAGTGAGACTTGCTGATTATCAGACGCTTATGGCCATCCTTTGTTAGATAAgttcttgtgtatttttttcaaaaatagcCTGTTGCTTCTTGTGTGTTCTTGAGCTTTTCCAAGAAGTGATCGCTTCCAAGTGCTGAGAAATGGTTTTACAGAGCTCTGAGGTGTGTTGAATTTGGCCATATAATATTGCAAGAGTTGTAGGATGCCCTTTTTACCTCTGTTATCTATTTTTGCATGCTAAAACTATACTTTTAGGTAACctacaataaaaatattattggCTCAGGGCTGTCTGATCTTTTAAGACTTTTTCCATATAACTTAGCAATGATACCTTTCAGTTCAAATAAATACATCTTTTGACGATTTAAGCGGTTTCATTGTGATTGTCATATGCTTTAGTCATCCTTGGCTGCTACAAATAGTAATAAGGGGTACTTGATTTACAGAAGAGCTTTATCTGTACTTCTCAGTATAAGCTGAACtccttcaaaatatttgcagtcAGCAGCAATAGATTTTGAAGTTGGTTTTCAAGCCAAGagaaatttcagattttatggTATATTCATACAGCTTTGTCTGCTATGTTACTAGCTACCTGTGATCAAATTCTGACACTCTCTCATCTCTTGTAACAGCTAATGTTTCTGGTGTTTCAGCAAGAATGTTGGTGATTCGTTTGTCAGTGGTGATCAAGCTTTTCTTCCAGCTGGAGGCATCTGTTTGTCCTGAGAAATGCGACTGCTCTTTCAAAAATGCGATTCATTGCTCTGGTCCTCGCATAAAAGACCTGGAATCATTAAATCTTCCTTGCAATATGACAAAAATTCACATAACAAACACTAATGTAACATATGTGCAAGATGTTTTCGCTGGGATGGGAGAACTGCAGCATCTCATCTTGTCTTCAAACAATATCGCTCTGATTTCACCGGTGGCATTTAAAGGCTTGAGAAGGCTGAAAGCCCTCAAACTGCTAGATAACAATCTGGTTGAACTTCCTCCAGATGTGTTCAATGACACGGTACAACTTCAGCAACTGATCATTGAAAATAACAGGCTGAAATCCATCCAAGAGAATCTGTTTGACAGACTAGGCAGTTTGGAGGAGCTTTTCTTGAACAAAAACCAACTAAGATCACTTCCCAGTGGTGTGCTGAAGAAACTTGCCAAACTCAAAGTACTGAATTTGTCAAGAAATTCTTTGGCAGTGCTGCCTAGAAATATATTTAGTGCATTAACTAAGCTTGAGAAGCTGATGTTGTACTTTAACAGGCTCTCTTCAATAGAGTCTGGTATATTTGATAGCCTGAGGGAGCTGCTGGAACTCTTTCTGCATTCCAATGACATTCAGTCTATTGCCCCTGATGTATTTCATCACCTTCATAAACTTAGAAGCCTAACGCTCTCCAGAAACAAGCTTGAGATTTTGCCCCCTGGGCTCTTTCTGCACTTGCATGATCTGTCTAAATTGACCTTATATGGGAACCCACTCAAGTCTCTTCCAGAAGTGTTGTTTGGAGAAATGAGGAATCTTGGTAGCCTGTGGCTGTATCACACAAAGCTCTCAACGATACCAGATTTTGTATTCAGTAACTTGACAAATTTGGAGCTTCTTGTGCTGAGTTTTAATCCGGAGCTTAGTGTTCTTCCTGAGAATGTGTTCAGCGGTCTGAAAGAACTGCAGGGCCTTTCTCTGCATACAAATAATATTTCCAGTCTGCCAGAGGGCATCTTCCAGAGCCTTCAGAAACTGCAGAACGTTTCCCTTTTCAGTTCCAGGCTTCAAGTTCTTCCAAGAAGCCTCTTCCACAATCTCAAGCACCTCCAGAAAGTTTACCTCAATAGTACTAAGCTGCAGTCTCTTCCTGAAGATCTATTTACCACTTTACCTGAGCTGCAAGAAGTCTACCTTAATGACAACCCTTGGAAATGTGATTGCCAAATTCTTGGCTTCCGAGAGTGGCTCCAGAAGAGCACAGAGGTCGTAAAAGAAGCACAATCTCTAATGTGTGACAGCCCACTCTCATTAAGGAACATCTCTCTTCTGGCTCTAACAGATCACCACTTGAAGTGCCTGCCAACCACAGCCATTACATACCAGATGTTCAAGTCCACTTATTTCCAGACTTCGACTTCTCTTATGATGGAGCACTTGAAATCATCCTGGGAGACGACTGTAACAGCAGTGTCTGACATAGATACCAGCACATCTACATCAGTTCCAGTTGTAAGAGCAACTCCAGGTTTTACCTATTCACACATTCAAGATGTTGAAGGCTCCGGCTCTCATTTCTTAGATGTTCCAACCCAAACTTCTCCCAACATCTTAGAAACCAACAGCGTCAGAGGAACTGTTCTGACTACTCTTGCCCAGTGGGACGAATTACCTGTTTACAGGAGTACCCAGCCCTATTTTAGTACCAGAATTGTTTGTTGTCAGCTATTCTTGTGCCTTCACAGTTTGGTTTTAGCACTCCAGACTGTCATTGTTGTGCTCAGTCTGTATGTGGTGGTTAAAGCCAGGCAACTCTTGCACTCCAGACATATTCCTGCTCAGCCTGTAGTTCTCATAAAATTTGTAAAATAGTAGAGATTACCAGTCAAAGAAAGGATTAGAAACGTtgcaatgaaagcattttgaGCATTTGGACAGTTGGCTTGGTTCAGATACAGCTTACGAATCTCCGCAGCAAGGACCACAAACACCTTTTCTCTACAGTATAACGAAAATGTGCTTTTATCCACCTTAGCGTTTGCCCAAAGTGACTGTAGTCACTGCACATTGCGATGGCACTCGGTGTACACAACACAGATGggaagctgaaagaaaatccGTGTCCACCtccacacacagctctgcacttCGGTCAGCGTGCATTgggctgctgccctgccctggggagggcactgctggctgctgtgctcACACCACTCTGTATGACTGGCTTGGGAGAGAGAGCTCTCCGTGGGCgaggaaaaatgcaaacagcatgGTGAGGATTacacaggagcacagctttAACTGTTGTTTAAAGGTTGCCTGGAGTACTCCAAATATTAAGCCTCACATTGCCAGCAGTGTtttgtgagaaaacaaaatggtaTTTTCGGGAGAACATGCTggaaaatagcttttaaaaagggcaggagagggaggaggggtGGAAGTGACAGGGGGAAATGGTATGATGcaaatgtctttgtttttggTTTCTATTCTCAGCCCCAGTGCAGGATGTGTGAGGAAGAAAGTAATATCTACCATACGAAGCTGATAGTCTTCCTCTATTTTAGAGGAAAGTAAGATAGATGCTGGTTGAAATGTACACTTGTGATGAATTCTACTGCTTATTTTTAAGACTTTGTCACATTCCTGAAGATTCAGCTTCGTAGTAAATGCTTTCATCCCTAAGCtttgacagtgatgtgaaaagCATGGGACAACTTGCTGTGTGTTGCAGTGTGGCTCGAAACTGGTGTGCCATGCAGATACCCAGGGCTCTGCAGCATGGTGGCTGAGGGTCAGCAGGTGCCACCGCCTGTTTAGAAGCTGGCCAGGCAGCTGCTGGCCTTGTCCTCAGTTTCAGCATGGAACTGAGCTGTGCTTCACTGAAGACTCCAGCATGCAGGTGTGAGAACAGCATATTCAGTGTTAGTATGTTGTTCTCATTACCTACGCTTGCtccccagctgccagcccttTCAAGCCTTTGATATGCAAAGGCAGATACTAGGTAATAGCGAGACTTTTGGTCTTAGTACTTACAAATACTTTGAGTGAGATGAATATTCTAGCTTGCAGGTAGACTCATTTGGAGACGGTACTCATTTGGTAGCTCTCACTTTTTAGTTCTTAACTGTGTGACTTGTTCTTGAAAgctctttccttttgctcagAAGCTGGGACTGGATTAATGAGCCTCTCCATGTGGCTTCCTGGGTGTGAGACCCAGTACTCTCAGAGTCCTTTTGGAACCTGTTTTTTTGAAACAGGGATATTCCTGGGTAGCCTGAAGAAGGTGCTCAACAGGCCTGAGGTTAAGAACATTGGCATTCACAGCAAGTTTGTAGCTTGTCCTCTGTTGTATGCTGTTCCAGGCAATGAGAATAAACTGCTGCTGGTGTGGAATTCCTCTTGTAGGCTGTGAAAGAAGGCAGTGGACCTCTGTAGAGTTAAATAACCACCATCTTGCTTGGGAGGTCTACTAAACTTCAGTGAGCCAGGCAGTAGCTAGAGCCATCTCTAAAGGAGGAGCAATGCGTGGAGCAAGCTGGATGGGATTCATGAACAGAAGCACCGGTTTATTGCAGTGTAGTTAAATGAGAAGCACAGAAACAACATGAATGCTTTACAAGTGGTGGCTCTGGGTTATTGTTAGCACTTGCAAGGAGGCACTTAGTACAAATTTAGTTCTGGTTGGACAATCGTACTGACCACTCAGTGtctgccagctgcagggctATCATGTAAGTGCCACGCACACATCTGTGTACAGCACGGGATGAGTAGGCGATGGGTGAGCGAGGACACAGTATGGCTGCACTGGTCATTGCCTCCCTTGGTGTGGCATTGAGCAAATGGGCTCACACATGAATGCACGCTGATTTCTAAGAAAGCAACAGTTTGGTTGGCATATAGCAGTAGTATTGACTTACAGCTGGCTCTCTGCGTGTCCGGTCTGCTGTGCGGGCAGGGTGCAGAACAGCAGCTAAGTAGCAGCTGCTATCTGTTGAACCTTCCATTGGCTGTCGCAGCCCCAAACCAGGCCAGCTCTGCCTTGCCGTGTCTCCCATGGCTCACTAGCTGCACTTGCTGCACTCTGGCACGTGGGGGCTTTGCCACATTGCTGCATACAGTGAGGCATAAGGAGGACGATGATCTGTCTCTGCATGCTGTCATCGGGCTTTCCCCACTCCTGAGCCAGACGGGGGAAGTGAAGTCAGCAGACAACAAAAGGCTGGAGCAATGTGAGCATGGGATGTTTCATCgagtcttcctttcttccctctgatGGAGATGTCATGTTTTGTTCTGCCTCTGATTCATCGCTTGTTGCCCAGGCTCAGTCCTTTCTGGAAATCTCCGACCTGGAAAATCAGAGGAAACCCTTATTTAGATCTCACCTCTGTTCACCCTGACAAAGGGGTTCTCCGGGTCAGTGTCACACAGATGCAGCAGGTGGCAGGCAGCAATAAGAGCTACTAGGGAAAAACACGACAAGTCTTCCCAGCAGCGAGGGCTCCTCAGGAAAAGCACATGGCAAGGTTtttccccagccctgctgcttcttccttaCATCCCATTTAAACCTCccctgggaggtggtggggtgGCTGAACATGTCCTGGACTGGGGGTAGGTGCAAGCTGCGTCTGCCTGCATAttgctttttcctcctgctaGGTCCCTTCCTGCACCTTGCAAGCCACCAACCCTGTGTGCTGCACCTGTGACCCTTAGTGTCCTCTGCCCTTTCCACCTCACCTCAGCCACTTGAGCTAGTGGCCATTTGAGGACCTTTGTTACCACTTGCAGCAGTGACTGACTGAGTCTCACTGCAGCTTGTTTGGAAGCTTAATGCATTACCATCATCACTGCTAACTTGGAGCACAGTTGTACCTCTCCCATCCCAGCCCTCTGGCACCCTCAGGAGCTGCATCTCACATCCTGCTCCTCCCTGTCCCAGGGGCAAGGAGCAGCTGGGTGGTGGCAAACATGCTGAGAGGCTTTGACCACAGGACCTCCGGCGGAGTGGTCTGGTGTGGGAGCTGGCTGAGAGGCAGAAGCGTGGGATCCTCTTGCTGATGTTATGGGGAGTTGGCCAAGTGTCTCCCCCAGCCCAGGGATAGCACATCTCACCCAGGGCAGCTGATTCAGCAGCTGTGCTAtcagcatgcagcatttcctaGGGATTTCAGAACAGAGGGAGAGATGGAGCTaaccccccctccccccccacacacacacggGACAAGTGCTGGGGTTGCAAATATTTACGAACTCCAAGAGGCCTAGGCTGCATCTAAGAGATGGGCAAATTATCTCAATTTTCTCAACCAAAACCTGGACTTGCATCCCCTTGCTGGATGTTCAGATGAGCCTTCACACAGCCTCACTGTGGGATGCACTACCACAGCCCTTCTTTGCAGCAGAGAAGGGCGATCTCAGCTGCACCTGGGGATGCTACCACCAGGTTGGGCCCCCCTTGAGCAATTGCTGCTGCAGGATCCTTGtgttttgtgcctttttttctctcagaagatAAGAGCCTGGAGCCAGGGAGTAGCTCCACAGCCTTCTTCCCAGGTTGGGTTGGGGAAGGGGCTGGTGCAGAACGAGCTTTCCCCTCAgccctgctccagcctgtcctgCCCCAGCTTGCAGCACCCGCACCCCATCGGACAAGTTCTTTCCGCTTTGGTAGTTGCTGCTCACAGCGGATTTGGCTGCAGTCCCTGCATTCCTTCCAGGCTAGCACTGCCCTGGGCCCAGGCCAAGCCCTGCTGCTATCATTCAGAGCAGCCGGCAACAGTGCTGTGCACCTCTACCAGCTCAGCCAGCCCCACTGGAGTTTGTATGCAGAAATGTTGGCTTTAAGTCCTGCtctgagggcagccctgctgtgtaCTGTCCTGGAGGGATCTGTTTCCTGGCTATACCCTCACTGCAGTGCCCATGAGTTCTCTGGAGACAGGACCCCAACCCCTGGGGCAGATGCAGATAGGCTGTCCCCCTACCTGTGAGCAGCCCTGGTCCTCCATGCTTGAGCTGAACTGGTTGTGGGGTCTGAGTGCCTGGCCCTGGGTAAGAGCTCTCAGAAAGGGCAGGTGGGGGTTAGGGAGAGGGCTGCAGGTGCCTCTCAAGCAGGAGGCCACTCCTTGGCCACACTCCAGCCTACATACCCTGCTGCCCAGCCCTCAGTATCAGGATGacttgggatggaagggaccttcaagcCCATCCAACCCCAACAACTCCCATGGGCTGGTTGTCCCACCCACCCTGGCCTCAGCAGCTCCAGAATGGAGCACCAAcagcctcaccaccctctgagtaatgaatttcttcctaatatttaatttgaatctcccctcttctagtttaagaagaaaaaaaaaaaaacctaagacATTCCCTCTTGTCCAGTCACTTTCAAAAGTGTAATAAGTTGATACTCCTCCTGCTTACAAACTCCTCTCAAGTATTAGAAGGCTGTAGTGAGATCTCCCTgtagccttttcttctccaagctgaacccCCCCAGCTCCCGCCTCCTCTCTGCACAGGGGAAGACGCTCCAGCCCTTTGGTCATTTTCATGGCGCTCCTCTGgctccctctggatggcatcccttccttttaCTGTGTCctctgcaccactcagcttgctgCCATCAACAAACTGGCTAAGGGTACACTCAGTTCCCCAGTTCAGGTCTTTGAAGAGCACCAGACCCAAGACAGATCCAGGGTAggatattttctcttttttagatatttaaaaaaacaattcttttaGATACTAGTTATTTTTCAATGATACCGTGCAAAAGACACAGGCAGGAGAGAGAGGACTGTTGTAACATATGTTCTTTCTCAGTATCATCTGCAAGACATCATCCACCTGATTCAACTCAAAGTAGATATGCTGGAGTTCTAGGTTGGGGATGATGAGTGAAATAAGCTGGCTGACATTTATGCAcaggtttttaattttctctgtaaTGCTAGTTGTATCTCCTTTTGGCCCCCTACCAGAATTCTTTGCCTCCCAGAGCATCTCTGAGTCTCTATATCCTGGAGCccattattatatatataatgctATACTGGGATGGAAAGTACCACAataagagcagagcaggaaagtCTTTAGCTACAGCAAATAAGAACAAGCCCAAATACAGCAGACAcagaactggaggaaaagagctgcttacctcTGGAAAGCATCAGGTAGGAAGGAATCCCAAGTAAGAGAAGCtcttacctccactgccaacccttaaatgaggcctGGGAAGGGGTGCATCCTGACTCCACCCCTTCCATCACCCAGgtacactgcatgcacctgagctccctgggttggccctgtcTTCCcacaggtgctcaatcagtgctgcaggccatgactcagcatttccactacaccaTCAGTTTAGCTTTCTCCTCTGTGGACTTTCCCAGCTTTActttcagctcctgcagcttaACTTGGCAGTAACCTGTGTGGTttttgttccagcacctcctaTTCCTGCTGGCTTTTCAAGAACTCTGTTTTCAGGCAACAGCTTTAATGCCCAGTTTCTTCCACCTTGCACCCAAAAAATCCCACTCTGCAGAAATATTCTTCATCCCCACTGCTCTTCTCCTGCTCCTTTATATCTACCTGCTCCCGTGTGTTGAGGACCTGCGGTTCTCTGCGTCAAGAGAGCATTCCTCCTGGCATGATGCACTGTTAGCAGGGCTGCTGTCTgaataggacaagaagaaatggtttcaaactaaaagaggggaagtTTAGACtagatgtaaggaagaagcTGTTTACactaagggtggtgaggcactggcacaggttgcccagagaggcggtgggtgccccatccctggagacagccaaggtcaggctggatggggctctgagcatctgatggagctgtgggtgttcctgttcagtgcagggagttggaccagatagCATTTAagagtcctttccaactcaaatggttctatgattctgtgatctctgctTCTCTCCACCCTGCTCCCCCTTCTTTCGCACAGCTGGGTTTGGCCCCACTCCAAGCCCCTGGGAGGAATGGGTGCTTCTCACAGCAGGGAGGGCAGTTTGCAGGCATCAAAAATACCTGGGATTGTCCCAGACCTGCATTGTAGACAGCAGGGAGTATGGAGGTGTCCACTCCCTCCACCAAATGCATCTCAGAGCAGGAGGTTCCTATGGGTTCTGCTTGTCAGGAGCACATCCCTACATCCCTCTGCAGCCCAGGGGGACCCCAGGGCTGGGGGGGGCATGGTGGTGGGGCTGCCAGTGCTGTGTGGGTGAGCGCGGTGCACTCAGCTGGTAGGGAGATGAGTAATGCTCTCCTCTGGCCAAGCCCACAAGCTGCTAAGTTTAGCAGTGATTTGTGTTTTTCCAAGCTGTCTCGAGTCCCTTGGTGATTCAGAGCCGACCAGCTTCGCtaccccagcagccccagctgtgtGAATGTGTTGGGATGAGGCCAGCACGGATGCAGCCGGGACTGTCCCATTTCTGGGCCATGAGGCAAAACATGGTGACACCACATCATTGGGACTTGGGGGTGCCAGGGTGTGAGCACCCCTTCCCTTCCTgtctctgctcctctcccttGCCTGTAGCCAGGGAATGCACAGTGATGCCAGCCCCTGCCCATACTGTCCCTGCAGGAATGCCCTAGGGCTGCTCCCTGTGCACCATGCCCTGCAGCAGCCTTCCTGCCAAAATTGTTTGAGGGCTGCGGTCTCATTCTGCCCCAGCCCCATGTGCTGCATCTGCCCCTGCTGGGGCCACGCTGCTTGGAAGATGCTGAGTGTGACATTCCTCTGTCGGCCCCGGTCTGGAGTGGTGCTTTTCCAGCCACACTGGATTTTGATTTCTGTGTGCTTCACTGAAAGCTGTGTGCCTGGAGGGTGACTCAGAATgggcagcagcccagcagtggGCAGCCAGATCTGGCAGACAAGGGGTGATAAGCCTGGGCCAGCCCCACTCAGTACCAGGGTGCAGGGCAgttcccagctgctgcctgacCTCCCAGTGCATCACTCATGGAAGCAGGGAGTCTATTTTGGGAATGGCATCACTGGGAAAAAACTGCTGCATCAACAGCATGTGAAGTAA
This region includes:
- the LOC100546914 gene encoding platelet glycoprotein V, with protein sequence MLVIRLSVVIKLFFQLEASVCPEKCDCSFKNAIHCSGPRIKDLESLNLPCNMTKIHITNTNVTYVQDVFAGMGELQHLILSSNNIALISPVAFKGLRRLKALKLLDNNLVELPPDVFNDTVQLQQLIIENNRLKSIQENLFDRLGSLEELFLNKNQLRSLPSGVLKKLAKLKVLNLSRNSLAVLPRNIFSALTKLEKLMLYFNRLSSIESGIFDSLRELLELFLHSNDIQSIAPDVFHHLHKLRSLTLSRNKLEILPPGLFLHLHDLSKLTLYGNPLKSLPEVLFGEMRNLGSLWLYHTKLSTIPDFVFSNLTNLELLVLSFNPELSVLPENVFSGLKELQGLSLHTNNISSLPEGIFQSLQKLQNVSLFSSRLQVLPRSLFHNLKHLQKVYLNSTKLQSLPEDLFTTLPELQEVYLNDNPWKCDCQILGFREWLQKSTEVVKEAQSLMCDSPLSLRNISLLALTDHHLKCLPTTAITYQMFKSTYFQTSTSLMMEHLKSSWETTVTAVSDIDTSTSTSVPVVRATPGFTYSHIQDVEGSGSHFLDVPTQTSPNILETNSVRGTVLTTLAQWDELPVYRSTQPYFSTRIVCCQLFLCLHSLVLALQTVIVVLSLYVVVKARQLLHSRHIPAQPVVLIKFVK